From the genome of Clostridium sp. BNL1100, one region includes:
- a CDS encoding glycoside hydrolase family 3 C-terminal domain-containing protein: MAVNTRIFHCDEFFRLSREEKKEFESIIKNELEENPIKHLDTEWGRFENLPEMSEDEIDKLAQDVLSEMTLEQKVYQMSCDNDARYAPLNPPRYNFIPYYAGEDLELNIPAVKFTDGPTGIVMSYNATAFPVSIARGSTWDTELEERVGNVIGIEGRSGGANFFAGVCINLLRHPAWGRAQETYGEDTVLLGKMGAALTKGVQKHMMACIKHYVANSMENARFKVSVEMDERTLREIYLPHFKACVDAGAAAIMSSYNRVRGEWCGHHDYLLNQILNGEWGFKGFIMSDFIWGVRDTVDAANGGQCMEMYATQFFGKRLVEAVRDGKVDESKIDAAVKRILRQKIRFSFVGDKAQYSPEKMGSKEHAQLAREVSEKSTVLLKNEGILPLEKDKIKKITVVGRLAVEPNTGDLKGSSAVFPPYVITPLQGIINEVGGAIEVKYVDGRTPHQAQELSKDADAVVIVAGLTSLDEGEFITNGGDVGGDRKYLGLHPEDEDLIETVSKVNKNVIVVLQGGSTIIVEPWKNLAKAILIQWYPGMEGGTALANILFGEVNPSAKLPVTVPATPQQLPYYDMNATSIVYDYYHGYFLADKKKYPVSYPFGFGLSYTTYSYSNPKVSKKGETISVSVDVSNTGKIAGDEVVQLYIGYRGSKVERHVKDLKGFTKIHLEPGEKKTAVIEINKDDLAYYCTQSKQWVVEDIEYVAMIGASSACKDLLKADFDLK; the protein is encoded by the coding sequence ATGGCTGTAAACACTCGAATTTTTCACTGTGATGAATTCTTCCGACTTTCAAGGGAAGAAAAAAAGGAATTTGAAAGTATTATAAAAAATGAACTGGAAGAAAACCCCATAAAACATCTGGATACTGAATGGGGCCGCTTTGAGAACCTTCCTGAGATGTCAGAGGATGAAATCGACAAGTTGGCACAAGATGTTTTATCTGAAATGACCCTGGAGCAGAAAGTTTACCAGATGTCATGTGACAATGACGCACGATATGCACCTTTAAACCCGCCAAGATATAACTTTATTCCATACTACGCAGGTGAAGACTTGGAATTGAACATACCGGCCGTTAAATTTACAGACGGACCTACAGGTATTGTTATGAGCTATAATGCTACGGCTTTTCCAGTATCAATTGCTCGTGGTTCAACATGGGACACGGAACTTGAGGAACGTGTGGGGAATGTAATAGGTATAGAAGGCCGCTCCGGTGGTGCAAATTTCTTTGCAGGAGTATGTATAAATCTCCTTCGCCATCCTGCATGGGGACGTGCTCAGGAAACATATGGTGAGGATACTGTTCTTTTAGGTAAAATGGGTGCGGCTTTAACAAAGGGCGTTCAAAAGCATATGATGGCGTGTATAAAGCACTATGTTGCCAACAGTATGGAAAATGCACGTTTTAAAGTCAGTGTTGAAATGGATGAAAGAACCCTGCGTGAAATATACCTTCCTCATTTCAAGGCATGTGTAGATGCAGGTGCTGCAGCAATTATGAGCTCATATAACCGTGTAAGAGGCGAGTGGTGCGGTCACCATGATTATTTACTCAATCAGATTCTAAATGGGGAATGGGGTTTCAAAGGATTTATAATGTCTGACTTCATATGGGGTGTCAGAGATACTGTAGATGCAGCAAACGGCGGGCAATGCATGGAGATGTATGCAACTCAGTTCTTTGGGAAACGGCTTGTTGAGGCTGTAAGAGACGGAAAAGTAGATGAAAGTAAGATAGATGCAGCAGTAAAGAGAATATTGAGACAAAAAATCAGATTTTCGTTTGTTGGAGATAAGGCACAATATTCACCGGAGAAAATGGGCAGTAAGGAACATGCCCAGCTGGCTCGAGAGGTTTCAGAAAAGTCCACAGTACTACTTAAAAATGAAGGTATACTTCCACTTGAAAAAGATAAAATCAAGAAAATTACAGTCGTTGGAAGGTTGGCGGTTGAACCTAATACAGGTGATTTAAAGGGAAGTAGTGCTGTATTCCCTCCTTATGTAATAACACCTCTTCAGGGTATTATAAATGAGGTAGGAGGCGCAATAGAAGTTAAGTATGTAGATGGAAGAACACCGCATCAGGCTCAGGAGCTATCAAAGGATGCAGATGCAGTTGTTATTGTGGCCGGATTAACTTCTCTTGATGAGGGAGAATTTATTACAAATGGCGGTGATGTGGGAGGCGACAGGAAATATCTCGGACTGCATCCGGAAGATGAAGATCTTATTGAGACTGTATCAAAGGTAAACAAGAATGTAATTGTTGTTTTGCAGGGTGGAAGTACTATTATAGTTGAACCTTGGAAGAACTTGGCTAAGGCCATTCTTATCCAATGGTATCCCGGTATGGAAGGCGGAACTGCTCTGGCAAATATACTTTTCGGAGAAGTAAATCCTTCTGCCAAGCTACCCGTTACAGTACCTGCAACCCCGCAGCAATTGCCTTACTATGATATGAATGCAACTTCCATTGTATATGACTATTACCACGGCTACTTCCTAGCGGATAAGAAAAAGTACCCTGTTTCATATCCTTTTGGATTTGGACTCAGTTATACAACTTACAGCTACAGCAACCCAAAAGTATCAAAGAAGGGTGAGACAATTTCTGTTTCAGTTGATGTATCCAATACCGGAAAAATAGCCGGAGATGAAGTCGTACAATTATATATTGGCTACAGGGGTTCAAAGGTTGAACGCCATGTAAAGGATCTTAAAGGCTTTACCAAAATTCACCTTGAGCCGGGAGAGAAAAAAACTGCCGTAATTGAGATAAATAAGGACGACCTGGCATACTATTGCACCCAATCAAAACAATGGGTGGTTGAGGATATCGAATATGTAGCAATGATTGGTGCATCTTCTGCCTGCAAGGATTTACTTAAAGCTGATTTTGATTTAAAATAA
- a CDS encoding aldo/keto reductase, which produces MQKTRLGRTDLMVTRSSFGALPIQRISFDEARKILLRAYNGGINFYDTARMYTDSEEKLGYAFSDIRKDIIIATKSVATDRKTLLEHLETSLKNMKTDYVDILQLHNPGVLPDPEDPESSYAGMMEAKKKGMVRFIGITNHRIKTALEAVESGLYDTMQFPLSSLSSDIDLELVEVCRKKDVGLIAMKAMSGGLITNAASTFAFLRQFDNVVPIWGIQREAELDEFLELEKNPPTLNNELWEVIKRDRTELAGNFCRGCGYCMPCPAGIEIPTQARMSLLLRRAPYEPFLSDEFKEKMELINKCIECGQCKNHCPYSIDTPNLLKVQLQDYNDFYAQHK; this is translated from the coding sequence ATGCAGAAAACAAGATTGGGACGAACAGACCTGATGGTTACAAGGAGCAGCTTTGGAGCTCTTCCCATACAGAGAATTTCATTTGATGAAGCAAGAAAAATTCTTTTAAGGGCTTACAACGGCGGTATAAATTTTTATGATACTGCCCGTATGTATACAGATAGTGAGGAGAAGCTGGGATATGCCTTTTCTGATATAAGAAAAGATATAATAATTGCTACAAAAAGTGTTGCAACAGACAGAAAGACACTGCTTGAGCACCTCGAAACCAGCCTGAAAAATATGAAAACAGATTATGTTGATATACTTCAGCTTCATAATCCCGGTGTCCTTCCTGACCCGGAGGATCCTGAAAGCTCATATGCAGGCATGATGGAAGCTAAAAAGAAGGGCATGGTGCGTTTTATAGGAATTACAAACCACAGAATAAAAACTGCTCTAGAAGCAGTTGAATCCGGTCTGTATGACACAATGCAGTTTCCCCTCAGTTCCCTTTCTTCGGATATTGACCTTGAACTTGTTGAGGTATGCAGGAAAAAGGATGTTGGCCTAATAGCCATGAAAGCTATGTCAGGTGGTTTGATTACAAATGCGGCGTCCACTTTTGCTTTTTTAAGGCAGTTTGATAATGTTGTTCCCATTTGGGGGATACAAAGGGAAGCTGAGCTTGACGAGTTCCTTGAATTAGAAAAAAACCCTCCTACACTGAATAATGAATTATGGGAGGTCATAAAAAGAGATCGTACAGAACTGGCAGGGAATTTCTGTAGGGGCTGTGGCTACTGTATGCCTTGTCCTGCAGGAATTGAGATTCCAACTCAGGCACGTATGTCCCTGCTTTTACGAAGAGCACCATATGAGCCTTTTTTGAGTGATGAATTTAAAGAAAAGATGGAACTAATAAATAAGTGTATTGAATGTGGACAATGTAAAAATCACTGCCCATATAGCATAGATACTCCAAATCTTCTTAAAGTACAGTTGCAGGATTACAACGATTTTTATGCTCAACATAAATAA
- a CDS encoding response regulator, with product MNLYKVLIVDDESIIRNGLYNMIPWSNLGVSDVLTASCAKEALKIVQDTKPDIMLTDICMPEMDGLEMTKIILEKVPDLKVIVLTGYDDFKYAQKSCSLGVKDFILKPVDESSLIKCIKLQIDHIQSEIQSAVENSIMSRKRMIENQREFEKSLIKLTEKVADNAYAIEVPEGIKFADNCEYQVAVLTPEISENSIWNQHRNLLMMSVKSFFIDMVDAKNSGWTFQNSDGDIVVIFYVDKKSENAEEQISKLQEIINVEFDVEMRVGIGSVVPNMSRIKYSYGNAREKCGIKKLNSDTINNSKLGNDYVSKKDKLLTLKEKILSSFHDTEVAKEYLKKYINEVKISGVSKSIAEQKFYDLASAFYWEYLKTTGNPADGRLETLITTLQTNDLENCCVFTEMFIVKLMYTNKKQMHEIIEAATVFINQRLTEDLTVFTLAEQFHVARNYFSRLFKKEMGEGCNEYITRKRIEKAKHLLTVSRLKTYEVAEQVGYHDTNYFSLAFKKNTGLSPTEFRDRQNNPEI from the coding sequence ATGAATTTGTACAAAGTGTTGATTGTAGATGACGAAAGTATAATTCGCAATGGTCTTTACAATATGATACCATGGTCAAATTTAGGAGTAAGCGATGTTCTGACAGCATCGTGTGCAAAGGAAGCCCTGAAAATAGTTCAGGATACCAAACCGGATATAATGCTTACGGATATTTGTATGCCTGAAATGGACGGCCTGGAAATGACCAAAATTATACTTGAAAAGGTACCTGATTTGAAAGTAATTGTCCTGACAGGCTACGATGACTTTAAATATGCACAAAAAAGCTGTTCACTAGGCGTTAAGGACTTTATACTAAAGCCGGTAGATGAAAGCAGTCTTATTAAATGTATAAAACTACAAATAGACCATATTCAGTCTGAAATACAATCTGCAGTTGAAAATAGCATTATGAGCCGTAAAAGGATGATTGAAAACCAGAGAGAGTTTGAAAAGTCACTGATTAAGCTTACTGAAAAAGTAGCTGATAACGCTTATGCCATTGAAGTACCGGAAGGTATAAAGTTTGCAGATAACTGTGAATATCAGGTTGCGGTACTTACTCCTGAAATATCTGAGAATAGTATATGGAATCAGCATAGGAATTTGCTTATGATGTCAGTAAAGAGTTTTTTTATTGATATGGTGGATGCAAAAAATTCAGGCTGGACCTTTCAGAATTCTGATGGCGATATAGTTGTTATATTTTATGTAGATAAAAAATCTGAAAATGCAGAAGAACAAATTTCAAAATTGCAGGAAATTATTAATGTGGAATTTGATGTAGAAATGAGGGTTGGCATAGGCTCCGTTGTTCCGAATATGTCACGGATAAAATATTCCTATGGAAATGCAAGGGAAAAATGCGGTATTAAGAAATTAAATTCTGACACAATCAATAACTCTAAGCTTGGGAATGACTACGTAAGTAAAAAGGATAAACTTTTAACTCTAAAAGAAAAGATACTTTCCAGCTTTCATGATACCGAAGTAGCAAAGGAATATCTTAAAAAATACATAAACGAAGTCAAAATATCAGGAGTTTCAAAGTCTATAGCCGAGCAAAAGTTTTACGATCTGGCATCGGCTTTTTACTGGGAATACCTTAAAACTACAGGAAATCCGGCGGACGGCAGGCTGGAAACACTGATTACAACTCTTCAAACCAACGATTTAGAAAATTGCTGTGTATTTACCGAAATGTTTATTGTAAAACTAATGTATACTAATAAGAAGCAAATGCATGAGATAATAGAGGCGGCAACTGTATTTATCAATCAAAGACTTACAGAGGATCTGACAGTTTTTACTTTGGCAGAACAGTTCCATGTTGCAAGAAATTATTTCTCCAGACTTTTCAAGAAGGAAATGGGAGAGGGCTGCAACGAATATATTACTCGTAAACGTATCGAAAAAGCAAAACATCTCCTGACTGTTTCCAGACTTAAAACCTATGAGGTAGCTGAACAGGTAGGATATCATGATACGAATTATTTTTCTCTGGCGTTTAAAAAGAATACAGGCCTCTCCCCCACAGAATTCAGGGACAGGCAGAACAACCCTGAGATATAG